The following nucleotide sequence is from Candidatus Poribacteria bacterium.
AATCAAGTCGCTTTCCTCTTTCGGTCCGTGAAAAGTCAGAAGGCCGTTGCACTTGCTGAAGCGTTAGAGGCAGATGGTATCCCCGTCTACTCACCACGCTCAAATCTTTTCTTTGACCGCACAGAAATTCGACTGATGATCGGTGCTTTGATTTTCCTGTTTCCGCAGTTTCCAGAGGTGCGGCAGTGGAACAAGAACGTTTGGTTTGACATCTGGGACTATTATGATAATGACTGTTTTCAGGAGTTTACGACTGAGCTCCGCAAGCCGGAGAATCAGCCCCTGCTCGAGTGGTGCCGCAGGCAAGCAAGAGTGCATCGCACGCTGACAGAAGGGACAGACTACGCCTTCTCTGGGTTGTTCTATGTGTTGTTGCAGTTCCCGCTATTCAGTCAATACCTTGGGGATGTAACACAGGGAGATGTGATTGGCAGTCGTCCTGCACGAAACTTAGCGATCTTCTCGCAGATGCTCAATAAATATGAGTATATCCATCGTATAAACGTTCTAACTCCCAACAATCTTGATAGAAACCTCCAGCGATTGTTCAACCAGTTTTTCCGTTTTCTCAAGGAAGGTAACATCTTTGAATACGAAGACGCATCCGAATACGCGCCGAGCGGTTGTGTCTCTTTTATGACGATTCACCAGTCGAAGGGCTTGGAATTCCCTGTTGTGATTGTCGGATCGATGGAAGTCACTCCTTGGGAACGGTCCAACGATCTCGATGCCTTGCTTCAACGGAAATACTACAGTAAAAAGCCGTTTGAGCCCCTGGATCAGACCAAAAACTATGATTTCTGGAGACTGTTTTATACAGCGTTTTCCAGAGCACAGAATCTCCTAATCCTCACTTGTCAGGAACAGGTAAGCGGACGGCGGGTCCCGTCAAAATATTTTAAGTCGGTCTATGATTTACTACCACCTTGGCGGACTGCGTCGTTTCAACCCGAAAATCTCACACTCGAAACGATCAAGGATGTAGATCTGAAGAATGAATATTCCTTCACATCACACATCACTGTTTTTGAGAATTGCGCCAGACAGTACAAGTTCTACCGAGATATTGGTTTCGCCCCGATCCGTCGGAACCCGATTCTCTTTGGGACATTAGTCCATCAGACGATTGAGGACATCCACAAAGCCGTTCTGCGCGGCGAAGAACATATTGTAACCGATGACCAGATTGAGAATTGGTTTGAGACGAACTATACACATCTCTCCCGTCAGGAACGGCTTTATCTAAGACAAGAGGCGCAAGATGCAGCGTTGGATCATGTCTTGAGATATGTGGACCGTGAGCGATCCACTTGGAATAGGATTCGTGAGACAGAGGTCGAAGTCTCGCTTGTCAAAGATTTGTATATTCTCAAGGGGCATGTGGATCTGATTCGGGGTGAAGATGGCACAGTGGAGATTGTCGACTTCAAGTCTGAAAAGAAACCCGACCTCGTGAGCGAGTGGGAGAAAGTAGAGCGTTACCGTCGTCAACTGGAGGTGTATGCACACATCATTGAGGGGCGCACGGAACACACAATTAGCAAGATGCATCTCTACTACACAGGCGAAGACGACGGCAATCCGTATGTCAGTTTCGACAAGGATACGCGTTCCATTGAGCAAACGGTGGCGACATTTGATGGTATTGTGGCGCGTATTGAGAACAAAGACTTCGAGATCGCTGCCCGTCCAGATAGGCTATGTCGGAACTGTGATATGAAGGCATACTGTGACGCGATGTAACCAAACTGGACGATTAACAAGTTGTCCGCAAAACAAGGAGTTATCTCTTGGCGACACAAACTGAAATCAATACTTCTGAATCTGTAGAATCCGTTGAAACCTATGAATTCGAGCCTATTCAGGGCTATCCGATGCTCAACTGGAAAGGCAAACGTCCATTTGAGTCTACGCAATACTATCCTGCCCAACTCAAAGAAACCTATGGCGAGGAAGTTGACGATTGGCGAAACAAAATCTACTGGGGCGACAACTTGCAGGTGATGAGTCATCTTCTCAAGACCTATCGCGGCAAGATTAACCTGATTTACATTGATCCGCCATTTGACTCGAAGGCGGACTACAAGAAGAAGATAGAGTTGAAGGGTAAAAAGGTAGAGAACGATCGGACTGCGTTTGAAGAGAAGCAGTATACCGACATCTGGACGAATGATGAATATATACAATTCATGTATGAGCGGCTAATTTTAATGAAGGAACTGTTAGCAGATAATGGCTCAATCTACGTACATTGTGACTGGCGGATGAATAGTTACCTCCAATTAGTTTTAGATGAGGTGTTTGGGAAAAGTAATTTTCTTAACTTGGTAACATGGAGGCGACAAATTGTCCGAGGAATGAAAACGCATGCCCAATTCATGCCGTTTAGTTCGGATTATATTTATCTCTATACAAAAAACAAGGACAATGCAATTTGGAACAAAATAGAAAAGATTAATGCTATCTCATTGGAAGAGGCGGAACGAAAATACAAAAAGGATGATAAAGATTTCTTCGCAACTTCCGACCCAGGGACATACTCTGACGAGAGCATCATTAAACTCTATGAAGAAGGACGCATTTATGTCACACGCGGTGGAAAACTTTTGATTAAGGATGGCAAGGTGTCGGTAACAGTAGGTAAAATCAGGATCAAGTATCACCGAGAAACTGTTGGTGATAAAGTTCTTGAGAAGACAGTTGTTGATAATATATGGGATGATATTCCTGGGTTAGGTGTTAATCCGAACGAATATCTTGATTATCCCACCCAGAAGCCAGAAGCCCTGCTTGAACGCATTATCAAAGCCTCATCCAATCCGGGTGCCCTCGTCTTCGACTGTTTTATGGGCAGTGGCACCACACAAGCGGTTGCGATGAAGTTGGGGCGTCGTTTCATCGGAGCGGATATCAACCTCGGAGCGATGGAAATTACCTCGAAACGTCTCAAACATCTCAGCACAGAAATTTTGGAGGATAATACTTATCGTTTGTCAAGCGAGGGGGGGGCAACCTCTTGTCTATACAGGCTTTGAGGTTTACAACGTCAACCACTATGACGTATTCCGCAATCCTGTTGAAGCGAAGAAACTCCTCATCGAAGCTTTGGAGATTCAGGAGTTTCCTGCGGGTGGGATCTACGATGGCGAAAAAGATGGTCGCATGGTCAAGATCATGCCGATCAATCGGATTGCAACCCGTGCAGATCTCAACGAGTTGATTGCTGGCTTTAACTATAGGGCATTTCAGAAGCGTCAGGAGGAACACCCCACGCGTCCGGTTGAAAAGTTATTGCTCGTCTGTATGGGACACGAACCCGACCTCGCTGCTGCCCTGCAAAACGAAGTGTCTCATAAACTTGACATAGAAGTGATGGACATCCTGCGGGATAAATCCCAATTGGAGTTCAAGCGCGAGTCCGAAGCGAGGATCGTCCGCCGCGATGGACAATTGGTCATAGAGCAGTTCTACCCGATGAACCTGCTCCAGAAGTTGAGCCTGATGCAGGAGAACGTTGAGGATTGGCGAGAGTTAGTCGAGTCCGTGAAAGTCGACTTTAACTACGACGGTGCCGTGTTGAACCCGTCAGAGGTCGATCTACCGGAGGATGATGAATTCGTCAAGGGGGTGTACCCGATCCCCGAAGACGCCGGCACAATTCGGGTAAAAATCACAGATCTGTTGTCGGAATCTTTGGAGGTGACAGTGAAATAACCCCTCAGATGAAGATAATCAATTGGTCTGTGCAAAATATGGAGGTATCTTTTGACAACACAGACCGATGAGACCTATGAATTCGATCCGATTCGGGGTTATCCGATGCTCAACTGGAAGGGCAAACGCCCATTCCAGTCTACGCAATACCATCCCGCTCAGTTAAAAGAGACGTATGGTGAGGAAGTAGAGGGGTGGAACAACAAAATCTACTGGGGTGATAACTTGCAGGTGATGAGTCATCTGCTCAAGACGTATCGACGCAAAATTGACTTGATTTACATTGATCCCCCGTTTGACTCGAAGGCGGAGTATAAGAAAGGGATAGCACTGGGGGGTGAAGAAATAGAGAACGATCGGACGGCTTTTGAAGAGAAACAGTATACCGACATCTGGACGAATGATGAGTATCTGCAGTTCATGTATGAGCGGCTGGTTTTGATGAAGGAACTGTTAGCGGATGATGGCTCAATTTACCTTCACTGTGACCCAAATAAGAGCCATTACCTGAAGGTGCTCATGGATACTGAGATATTTAATAAAGATCTATTTCGGAATGAGGTTGTATGGTTTAAAGGTTATCGTGGAACACCAAGAAGAAATAGGTATCAACAGGAGCACGATATCATTCTTTTTTACTCTAAAAGCAAGGATTACGTATGGAACGACATATATGGTGAATATAAAGATACTAATCTAAAACGATATAACAAAGTTGATGAGGAAGGTAAGCGATATGCCCTCATCAAAAGGGTGAGAACAACTGGAGAGGTTTATTATGGAAAGACTTATCCGAAAGGGAAACTTCAAGGAGATGTTATTGAAATACCGGTTATGGCTTCAACAGACTCAGAGCGTCTCGACTACCCTACCCAAAAACCCGAAACCCTCATAGAACGTATCATCAAAGCCTCATCCAATCCAGGGGACCTGGTTTTCGACTGTTTCATGGGGAGTGGTACGACGCAGGCGGTTGCGATGAAATTAGGTCGCCGTTTCATCGGAGCAGACATCAACCTTGGAGCAGTGGAAACCACTACGAAACGTCTCCTCAGTCTTGCAGCTGAGGTTCAAAAAGCAAGGGCTCAATCTGAAATTAGCAGCCAAGAGGAGGGGTCAGCAGATTCTCAGACCTGCTATACAGGTTTTGAAGTCTATAACGTCAACCACTACGATGTATTCCGAAATCCCGTTGAGGCAGAAGCACTGCTCATAGAGGCATTAGAGATTCAACCGCTTCCCACCGGTAGCATTTACGACGGCGAAAAAGAGGGTCGCATGGTGAAACTCATGCCGATCAACCGGATTGCGACCCGTGCGGACCTCAATGACCTTATCTTTGGTTTTGACAATAAAGTATTTCAGCGGCGGGAAGAAGAACACCCGACGCGTCCGGTTGAAAAACTGTTGCTTGTCTGCATGGGACATGAACCCGACCTCGCCGCTGCCCTGCAAAACGAAGTCGCGTTCGCTCTTGACATAGAAGTGATAGACATCCTACGGGACAAGTCCAATTTAGAGTTCAGACGCGAATCCGAAGCGGAGATCGTCCGCCGCAACGGGCAACTGATTATAGAGCAGTTCTACCCAATGAACCTGCTCCAAAAGTTGAGCCTGATGAAAGAGAACGTTGAAAACTGGAAAGAGTTAGTCGAGTCCGTGAAGATTGACTTCAACTACGACGGTGCCGTGTTGAACCCGTCGCTGGTCGATCTGTCGGATGGCGATAAATTCGTTAAAGGCACTTATCCGATACCAACGGATGCCGGGGCAACCCGAGTGAAAATCACGGATCTGCTGTCGGAGTCTTTAGAAATGACAGTAGAATAACCTAAGTTGCTACCCAATCGGTCTTGGATGTTTAAACACAGATTTTTCGAGTAAAACTTCTCTTTACACCCCGTAGGGGTGTTATGTCTATAGAAAATAGAGCATTCAAGAAGCCGCACCCCGTAGGGGTGCTATATAAATAAAAAAGTGGCAACTTGGGTTAAAATAATAAGTCAGAGGAGAGAAAATGGCGCGAACAAAACGAAACCGAATTAACCTCGATTTTGCTTTTTTTACCTACCTCCGCATCTTTTATGCCGAGAATCGCGGTCGGATTCGCAACCATTTCCGGGATCTGTCCAAGAAATTCCTCGATTTCAACGATCCAGAGTCAGGCGCGTTTTTGCGGAAGCCGCAGTTTGAAGCGTTAGAGATGTACGTCTTCCTCAAGGAATACCTGAACAATCGGTACGTTCACCAAATATTCACCGACTGGCATGAAAAGCAAAACGGGTTTGAAGCTCGGTCGAATCTCGGTGTCGAGCAACTTGGGTTGTTCGGCGATCTGGATGAGACACAATATCGACAAGTCTTCAATTATATCCGCCAATCGGGAGTGCGCAGTTACCCAAACTACATCTTCGCGCTCCCGATGGGAACCGGTAAAACGATTCTCATGGCGACCTGTATCTTCTACGAGTTCCTGCTCGCCAACAAGTTCCCAAAAGACCCGAAGTATTGCCATAATGCCTTGGTATTCGCGCCCGATAAAACCGTCTTGCAATCGCTCAAAGAGATCCAGACCTTTGACATGGGGCGTGTCGTGCCGTCTGAATACGTCAGTTTCCTATCAAGTCATATCCGGTTCCACTTCCTTGATGAAGCAGGGACTGCCCTCTCAACGATGGACCGTTCGCTGTTTAACGTCATCATCTCCAACACCCAGAAGATTATCCTCAAAAAGCAGCACACCGAGAGAAGCGCGAGTGAGCGCCTGTTTCAGAGCGGACAGCCGACCTATGAACCCGGGAGCGTCTATGACGAAGCCGCCGACCTCTATGGCTTTGATACGCCTGAAGACGAGATCGAATTGACGACCAACCAGCGTTTCCAAAAATTGACGCGACTTGAGCAACTCGGTATCTTCGTTGATGAGGCACATCACGCCTTCGGTAGCAAGTTAGCAACCGACATGGGACTTAAGAAATCAAAGACCAGTCTCCGGCTTACGATTGATGAACTGGCAACCAGTTTGAAACGCGCCGGAACCCGTGTCTGTGCTTGCTATAATTTTACAGGCACGCCTTACGTTGGGCAGCAGGTGCTCCCTGAAGTCGTCTACGGCTATGAATTGAAAGAAGCGATCGACAAAGCGTTCCTCAAAAAAGTGATGCTCCACAGTTACACCAACCCGCGAAGTGCGGAGTTTGTCAAACTAACTGTTAAGCATTTCTGGGAGAACCATGGCGAGCAGCGTCACGAAGGCATGCTGCCGAAACTCGCCCTCTTTGCCGCGACAATCGACGAGTTACAAAACGAACTCCGTCCTGCCGTCGAATCCGCATTGAGCGATCTCGGTGTCCCAACCTCTCGTATCCTCGTCAATGTCGGTAATGACAAGTTGACTACCAACGATGACCTGCGTGAGTTCATCAACTTGGATACCGCCAGATCCGAGAAACAGTTTATCCTCTTAGTGAATAAAGGGAAGGAGGGATGGAACTGTCGATCGCTGTTTGGTGTAGCACTTTACCGCAAGCCGAGATCGAAAATCTTTGTCTTACAAGCGAGTATGCGATGTTTACGTCAGATTGGCGAGGGACAGCAGACAGGACACATCTACCTCTCAAAAGAAAACACAGAGATTCTAGATGACGAGCTGCAACAGAACTTCCGCGTCAGTCTTGAGGAGGTCCGCAATATCGGTGTAGAGAAACGCGATTACGAAGTGCGGGTCAAAAAGCCTCCGATAAAAGTGAAGCTCCAGCGTGTCCGAAGAATGTATCAACTGGTGGAAAAGCCCCCGCAAGACGGTCTCTGTTTAGAGCTCGATCAGGCAGACACAGAGAAATATCGTATTGAATATGAGCAACGCGAAGGGCTCTCCGCGTCGCAGTCGGTTTCAACGGAAGATGTAACCGCGTACAGAGAAAAACGCGAATTCAGTCAGTTGACGCTATGTGCGGAGATCGCCCGCTACCTGAATCACTCGCCCTTAGAAATAGAGGGTATCCTGACGAACACACAGGAAGGGATGGCGAAGATCCTCCAGCACGTCAACGCCTTCAATGAACTGATCTATGACTGGATTGTTCCGCGTCTTTTTGAGACCCTGTATGATCTGAGGGAATTTGAACACCATGAGCCTGAGGAGATTGAACTCGTCAAAGAACCAGAAGATGGATATTATCAAGTTCGAGCAACCGAGAACCCAGTAGCCAATGAATCTCAACACCACGCATCTGAGAGTACCGGACTCATCAGAGAGGCAGAAGGCGAATTCTACCAAGTTGGAGCAACCCAGAACTTAGTGGCTAAAGAGACCGATACCGAATGGCGCAATTACAGACACAAGAGTTTTCATCTGGATACCTATGTTTTTGACTCCCAGCCTGAACGCAAATTGTTCTGGTATCTGTTGAGGGAAGAGAACGTAAAAGAGATTTATTTCACAGGGATGCTAACGCATGGACAATCGGATTTCTACATCCAGTATATTGACCCAGAATCCCACTCCGTCAGACGATATTATCCTGATTTCCTGATGCAGAGAGAGGATGACTCGTGGGTAATTGTGGAGGTGAAGGGCGATAACATGATCGATGATCAGATAGTGCAAGCAAAAGCAGCAGCCACGGAGCAAAAAGCAAACGCCAGTGATATGTCATATAAGATTATCAAAGGCAGCGACGCACAGGCGGGACGGTATCAAGCATTATTGGAGTAAGTGTATCGCTATCTTACGTTGTTGGGAGTAGAGCAATCTGAAGTTCAGCTTGAAAAGAAGATTGAAAATGAAACACTATATACTATATTTGAGTTGTATGAGTTTGTTCCTTGTTAGTGGTATTGTCTACGCGCACTCAGGTGGGACGGATGCGAATGGTGGACACTTCAATCATAAAACAGGAGAGTATCATTCTCACGACTCAGGGGGTATAGAGTTTTTTTTGGTTCTACTCGGGATTGTTATTCTATTTGTTGTAATTCAGTTTTTGAAGGAATCTAACGGTAAGAGGCAAGGACCACCACAACATAGATCGTCTCGCTCACAGTCAACACTTAATCTACCACAGCGATCCTCGACATTGCCTGTCAACACACCTGAGTTGCATTCTGCCCCGGTGTCACCGATCCCTCGCGTGGAGTCTCAACCCTTCAATTATCAGGCAAGATGGTGGCGAGAACGTTCGGAGTGGTATCGGAATGAAAAAGGCTGGACGTGTGAAGAATGTCAGATTTGTTTAGAGTCCGATCCACAATACTTGCATACACATCACATTCACGGCACCCAACATAACGATCCCAAATATCTGAAGGCACTCTGTATTGGTTGCCATTCAGAGCAACCGGGGAATCACGGACGCTTGAAACAGGAACCGGACTATCACAAGTTTATGCGGAAGTACGGACAAGAATGGAGGTTGTCAACGAGCAAAAGAGATAATGTTCAGTGGGCAGATAATACCGTTTCTCATAGGCATCCTCTTTACCCGCCTCAGTCAAACAGATCGAAAAAGCCAAATGAGGTATTGCTTTCTAAAGAAAAATATCAATTTGAAGGAAAACCTCTCACATCAGACATCGTAGAAAATATCCTCTTTCGGTGCTCGGAGCGAGAAGATTCCCCTTACTTTACCATACGAGAATGGTCAGAATATGTGAGAACTTACCATGAAGAACGCGGCGGATTACCTATGCGGGGGAATTTACCCAACATCGTAGGCACATCTCTCATTTCTTTGAATAGAAAAGGTCGCGCGCGTCAAAAATTTTCACCGCGTAATTCGAGTGGTGTATGGAAAATATTTTAGATTTCTGTTCAGATAGAATGTGAGTACTACCTAAAGGGGGTTTATGCGGAAAAATATCTTGAGCATTTTGGTGCCGTCAGGCACTGCTATTCTTTTTGTTTTGATAGCTTGGTTTTGGATTCCGGATTCTTTTCAAGAGGGATATGAGTTTACACGTGGATATGTCGTTTCCCAGATTATTGTGGGTGGGTTTGCCTTTGGTATTTTATGGAGGATTCAAGGTTGGTATACACATACCAATACGGTTGCTTCAATTTTAACGATTATCGGTGTTTTTGGAACTTTTCTGGGGATTTTCATCGGGCTCCAGGCTTTCGATATCCAGAATATTGAAGCGAGTATTTCAAAGTTATTAGAGGCACTCAAACTTGCTTTCTTGACCTCGCTTGTGGGAATCGGATCAGCCGTTCTTTTGAAAGGTCTGGTAGCACCACTATTTCAGATGTTTCAAAAAGGTAGAAACCCGATCGAAGTAGAACGCGATCAGTTTATGAACGCTTTAAGGAGCATAGAAACATCTGGAGAAATGAACCTTCGCGCACAATTGCTGAAATTAGATACAACAGTCAAAAACGAAGGGAGCGCAACGCGGGAAACTTTGAGCAACATTGGAACACATCTTGCTGGTATTCATGTCTCTCTTACCGAAGAAGACGGCACGACACTTAAACAACTGCATCATTTAACAGCAACCTTTTCAAACAAATATGATGAATTGATTCAATTACAAACGCAGCAGAACCGTCAAATTCAGGAGAGACTCAATGGTATACGGGAGGCACTCATCGGCGAAGATGAAAGCACGGTTTTTACGCAGTTGCAGGAATTGACTTCAACTGTTTCCGAGAAAGTTGGTGAAATTGCAGCAAAAGTGGGAGAAGTTGCCACTGGGCAACTGATTGAGGCACTTAGGGAGGTTATCAGGGATTTCAATAAGAATCTCACCGAGCAATTTGGTGAAAACTTCAAACAGTTAAACGAAGCGGTTGGAAAAACTGTAGAGTGGCAGGAACAATACCGTCAACAGATGGATGAACTTGCCAAAGAATTTAGGATAGCAGCCGAAAGCGTTGAGCAGTCGCGCATCGCGTTAGCCTCAGTCGCCCAGTCATTAATGACGATTGAGGATCAAAGTGAAAGTCTCGTTTCTATTGCTGAAAAACTGGATCCGATCCTTCATACTTTAAATGATCAGTTAGAGGCATTCAGCGAGTTGCATCAGAAAGCACATGAAGCATTTCCACTTATCGAGGATCGCTTGAACGATCTCACTATTGGATTTTCGGATACAGTGAAGACAGTAATTGCCGATTCTCATGCCAGTATGGAAGCACAACGCGCTGCCTTAGAAACACAAGTAGAGCAGCTTCAGAAGAGCACACGCGATACTAACCAACACGTTATCGAGCTGACAGCGAATTTTTCAGATACCGTCAAAACATCTATTGATGCGTCTCAGGATAGCATGCGTCAACAACGTGAGATATTAACGAACCAATTACAGCAGCTGCAAACTGCGATGGTGACCTCTAATCAGCAAGTCCACCAGACGATAGATAATATCAGAGATCGTCTTGATGATGTGTTTGAGAGAAGCGCGAATCATATTGTCCAGGTAACAACAAGTTTCACCCAAAATCTTACCCAGGACATGCAAAATATTTTAAAGAATCAGGCACTTGAACTTAGCAACATAGTTGAAAGGAACAGGGAGGATATAGAAAATCATATCAACGCCTTGCATAGTGATCTTCGGAAAGAAGTTAATATGCTGAATGAGTCTCTGGAGAAAGAATTGACGACTTCCTTACAAACGCTTTCAGGTCATTTTGAAAGCCTTTCTAACGGTTTTGTTAATAATTATGGGGAATTAACTGGGTCTTACACCCAAGTACTTACAGCGCTTCAACAGCTTGTTGAAGCGAGCCGTCCAGGGCTTAGATAGATGGAAGGGCTTGATAGGTGTTAGGAAACTTATTTCGTGCGAAAGAGCGGGAAACTGAAGAACATTGGGTTTCTATATCCGATGTGATGGCTGGTTTGATGGTCATCTTTCTCTTTATTGCCATCAGTTACATGTTAAATGTTCGCCTCAAGAACGATGAAATTATTGTCTATAAAGAGGAGGTTGAGAAACTGCTTGGTGCTTACAAAAATTTGCAGTCCGCTTTATACGAAGAATTGGTCACAGAATTTGAGGGATCTCGCGCCAAAAAGACACAGTTTAGGACTGTGTGGCGCGGATATTTGGATAGGGAAACTATCCGTTTCAAGAAGCCCTTTCGGCAAGGGGATGACACTGTTCCAACCGCCTTTAAAAACGTTTTGCGTAATTTTTTCCCGCGGTACATTGTAATCCTGACGAAGCCTGAATATAAGAATGAGATTGCTGAAATTCGCATTGAAGGGCACACCTCCAGTGAATGGTTTGATGCAGTTGGCGTAGATGTCGCTTACTATAATAATATGGAGTTATCACAGGATAGAGCTCGGAACGTCCTCAAATACGTGCTTGAAATTAGAGATCCGAGAATAATGAAGCATAAGAAGTGGATTAAGAAATATTTGACAGCGAATGGCTTGTCTTCCAGTAAACTCATTTTTCATTCCAGTGGAAATCAGAACAGAGAAGCATCTCGCCGAGTCGAGTTTCGAGTTGTCACAAAATCCGAAAAACTTATCAGCGAGATTGAGGAACTTATGAAACGATTCAATAAGTCCGAGGGAGTCAATTGAAGTTACCAAAAGATTTTCCAAATTTAGATGCCTTACTTGAAAAAATGGGGATTCCATTCCAACCGTTTATAGCCCCGGAAATAAAGAAATTAATAACGACACAAGGCATCACGGTAGAATCTGATGATATTAAAGTTGCTCTGAACGGAACTCTTGAATACCAAGGACGAAAGGTTGTTCTCTATATTCGGGATGTCATGGGGAGTTTACCGAAGTATCACGTTGTAGATTGTCAAACCCTTAGAGGCATGCGAAACGCGGGGAGATATAAACGTTATGTGGTGACGAGGCGGACAGATGGAGAGTTCCTCCTCAATTTTGCCGACAATCTTTTGCGCGACGATCCGGAAACACACAGATTGGATATTTGTAAATATTGTTTGTGGCAAGAATTGAATCTAAGGTATATCTCTCCTGATGCTTTTCCATTAGCAGATTGGTTTAATGCGATCGATCCGGGTTATGCGCCCCCTCCGACAGATGCTCTTTATGGTCCTAAAATTACGCCAGTAACGCGTCCGACCTCAAATTATCCGCCGGATTGGAATTTGCGTTCGCTACAGTGTCGCAAGAATGCGGAGTGGAAATGTGAAGAATGTGGCATAGACCTCAGACTCGCCCCTAAATTTCTC
It contains:
- a CDS encoding ATP-dependent helicase, giving the protein MKQKPTSGPNSQQQEAIHITEGPLLIIAGPGSGKTFTLVERIYHLISEKNIQPEQLFVSTFTEKAAAELITRVSSRLAADNIAVNLNEMYIGTFHSICLRFLEENREFTRLKRSFTLLDQFDQQYFLYQKLSEYQNIEGSEYILENTRGWWAAEKLMMWVNKVSEEALDPKVLLNALEPEVQALGRCYQQYQKHLEEENYLDFSTIQLEALRLLEGHPEILNEIREKIQYLMVDEYQDTNTIQERILFTLAKPDFNLCVVGDDDQGLYRFRGATIRNILEFPQQFPSDVCKQVSLTTNYRSHPDIIEFYDKWMETLDWTADGKIFRYEKEIVPDAEADFTDMPTTLKVTGNNPKNWHKEVLAFLYRLRDSGALTDWNQVAFLFRSVKSQKAVALAEALEADGIPVYSPRSNLFFDRTEIRLMIGALIFLFPQFPEVRQWNKNVWFDIWDYYDNDCFQEFTTELRKPENQPLLEWCRRQARVHRTLTEGTDYAFSGLFYVLLQFPLFSQYLGDVTQGDVIGSRPARNLAIFSQMLNKYEYIHRINVLTPNNLDRNLQRLFNQFFRFLKEGNIFEYEDASEYAPSGCVSFMTIHQSKGLEFPVVIVGSMEVTPWERSNDLDALLQRKYYSKKPFEPLDQTKNYDFWRLFYTAFSRAQNLLILTCQEQVSGRRVPSKYFKSVYDLLPPWRTASFQPENLTLETIKDVDLKNEYSFTSHITVFENCARQYKFYRDIGFAPIRRNPILFGTLVHQTIEDIHKAVLRGEEHIVTDDQIENWFETNYTHLSRQERLYLRQEAQDAALDHVLRYVDRERSTWNRIRETEVEVSLVKDLYILKGHVDLIRGEDGTVEIVDFKSEKKPDLVSEWEKVERYRRQLEVYAHIIEGRTEHTISKMHLYYTGEDDGNPYVSFDKDTRSIEQTVATFDGIVARIENKDFEIAARPDRLCRNCDMKAYCDAM
- a CDS encoding site-specific DNA-methyltransferase, with product MLNWKGKRPFESTQYYPAQLKETYGEEVDDWRNKIYWGDNLQVMSHLLKTYRGKINLIYIDPPFDSKADYKKKIELKGKKVENDRTAFEEKQYTDIWTNDEYIQFMYERLILMKELLADNGSIYVHCDWRMNSYLQLVLDEVFGKSNFLNLVTWRRQIVRGMKTHAQFMPFSSDYIYLYTKNKDNAIWNKIEKINAISLEEAERKYKKDDKDFFATSDPGTYSDESIIKLYEEGRIYVTRGGKLLIKDGKVSVTVGKIRIKYHRETVGDKVLEKTVVDNIWDDIPGLGVNPNEYLDYPTQKPEALLERIIKASSNPGALVFDCFMGSGTTQAVAMKLGRRFIGADINLGAMEITSKRLKHLSTEILEDNTYRLSSEGGATSCLYRL
- a CDS encoding site-specific DNA-methyltransferase, with the translated sequence MLNWKGKRPFQSTQYHPAQLKETYGEEVEGWNNKIYWGDNLQVMSHLLKTYRRKIDLIYIDPPFDSKAEYKKGIALGGEEIENDRTAFEEKQYTDIWTNDEYLQFMYERLVLMKELLADDGSIYLHCDPNKSHYLKVLMDTEIFNKDLFRNEVVWFKGYRGTPRRNRYQQEHDIILFYSKSKDYVWNDIYGEYKDTNLKRYNKVDEEGKRYALIKRVRTTGEVYYGKTYPKGKLQGDVIEIPVMASTDSERLDYPTQKPETLIERIIKASSNPGDLVFDCFMGSGTTQAVAMKLGRRFIGADINLGAVETTTKRLLSLAAEVQKARAQSEISSQEEGSADSQTCYTGFEVYNVNHYDVFRNPVEAEALLIEALEIQPLPTGSIYDGEKEGRMVKLMPINRIATRADLNDLIFGFDNKVFQRREEEHPTRPVEKLLLVCMGHEPDLAAALQNEVAFALDIEVIDILRDKSNLEFRRESEAEIVRRNGQLIIEQFYPMNLLQKLSLMKENVENWKELVESVKIDFNYDGAVLNPSLVDLSDGDKFVKGTYPIPTDAGATRVKITDLLSESLEMTVE
- a CDS encoding type III restriction endonuclease codes for the protein MARTKRNRINLDFAFFTYLRIFYAENRGRIRNHFRDLSKKFLDFNDPESGAFLRKPQFEALEMYVFLKEYLNNRYVHQIFTDWHEKQNGFEARSNLGVEQLGLFGDLDETQYRQVFNYIRQSGVRSYPNYIFALPMGTGKTILMATCIFYEFLLANKFPKDPKYCHNALVFAPDKTVLQSLKEIQTFDMGRVVPSEYVSFLSSHIRFHFLDEAGTALSTMDRSLFNVIISNTQKIILKKQHTERSASERLFQSGQPTYEPGSVYDEAADLYGFDTPEDEIELTTNQRFQKLTRLEQLGIFVDEAHHAFGSKLATDMGLKKSKTSLRLTIDELATSLKRAGTRVCACYNFTGTPYVGQQVLPEVVYGYELKEAIDKAFLKKVMLHSYTNPRSAEFVKLTVKHFWENHGEQRHEGMLPKLALFAATIDELQNELRPAVESALSDLGVPTSRILVNVGNDKLTTNDDLREFINLDTARSEKQFILLVNKGKEGWNCRSLFGVALYRKPRSKIFVLQASMRCLRQIGEGQQTGHIYLSKENTEILDDELQQNFRVSLEEVRNIGVEKRDYEVRVKKPPIKVKLQRVRRMYQLVEKPPQDGLCLELDQADTEKYRIEYEQREGLSASQSVSTEDVTAYREKREFSQLTLCAEIARYLNHSPLEIEGILTNTQEGMAKILQHVNAFNELIYDWIVPRLFETLYDLREFEHHEPEEIELVKEPEDGYYQVRATENPVANESQHHASESTGLIREAEGEFYQVGATQNLVAKETDTEWRNYRHKSFHLDTYVFDSQPERKLFWYLLREENVKEIYFTGMLTHGQSDFYIQYIDPESHSVRRYYPDFLMQREDDSWVIVEVKGDNMIDDQIVQAKAAATEQKANASDMSYKIIKGSDAQAGRYQALLE